AAAAATCATGGTCCATTGTCTGGGGGGACCATCGCGCATCCTCATATGCAGATTATTGGCCTAAATGATATTAACTATAAGGAGAACATATCTGAAGAAGTGTTTGAGGGGATTACTATAGAAGAAAGAGATGGGGTCACATTTACTTTGTCGACAAAGCCGAAGGTAGGCTTTTATGAATTTAATATTGATATGGATGACTCTAGTTATAATGAAACCTTTGGAGTTTATCTTCAAAAAGCAGTACATTATATTCTTAACAACTTTCCATTTAAAGCAAGCAGTTACAATCTTTTCTTTCACCATTATAATAGAAGAATATACGTGAAAATTGTTCCTCGATTCGTAACCACTCCACTTTATATCGGCTATGGGATTCCCCAGGTGCCGAATAATTTACATTGGATGGCCGATGATATTAAAAGTAAATATTTTACAAAAGGAAGCCGCCAAATCTAGAAGCTTCCTTTTCCTTTTGTAGTAATTTAACCCATTCACACTTTAAACGTTGTACTTTGTCGATTAAAAAAATATAATGAGATAATGTACAAGTTCCTTTTTGAAGCTTTGTTATAAAGGAGTGTGAATGATGACATCATCTAAAAATACAACTTCAAAACTTGATTATAGTCTTGTTTTTATTTTACTTTTATTATTTTTGGCCAGCTGCTTATCGATTTATAGTGCGCAGGCAAGCGGTCAATATGACAGTAACTTCCTTATAAAGCAAATTATCTTTTATGGAATTGGCTGCGGAATTATTGCTGCCGTCATTAGGCTCGACTCCGACCAATTAAAAAAGTTGGCTTGGTATGCTTACGGTGTAGGAATAATGTTGTTGGTTTTTTTAATCATAGCGCCAGAAAGCATTGCACCTGTAATCAATGGGGCAAAAAACTGGTTTAAGGTCCCTGGAATCGGGTCACTTCAGCCGTCAGAGTTTGTCAAAATCTTTATTATCGTAGCCCTAGCAAAAGTAATTGAGGATCATCACCAAAAGAATCCAGTTAAAACAATCTCCTCTGACTTTTGGCTATTAATAAAGCTTGGAATCGTCACGATGGTCCCATTAATCCTAATTATTAAGCAAGACTTAGGAACTTCGCTCGTATTTATCGCTATTCTATTAGGGATGATTTTTATTTCCGGCATTACATGGAAATTACTAGTTCCAATCTTTTCAGTTGGAACGGCACTTATTTCGGTTATTTTTTATTTTGTATTGTTGAAGCCAGAAGTTCTTGAAAAATATTTGGGTGTGAAGCAGTATCAATTTAGTCGTATCTACTCTTGGCTGGATCCTTATAATTTTCAAAGCTCAGCAGGGTACCAGCTGACACGATCACTCTTAGCCATTGGCTCAGGACAAACAGGTGGTAAAGGGTACGGGAATAGAGAAGTATATTTACCTGAAAGCCATACTGATTTTATCTTTAGTGTTGTTGGCGAGGAGTATGGTTTTATTGGTGCGAGTGTGCTCGTAAGTTTATTTTTCTTGCTGATTTATCATATTACCAAGGTTGGTATGGAGACGAAGAACAATTTTTATACGTACATTTGCGTGGGAGTTATCAGCATGATTACCTTCCATGTCTTCCAAAATATCGGGATGACGATAGGAGTACTGCCGATTACGGGTATTCCATTACCGTTTATCAGCTATGGAGGAAGTTCATTAATGGGGAATATGCTTGGGTTGGGATTAATCTTCTCAATCAGATACCATTATAAAAAATACATGTTTTCAACAACTGATTAATAAGAAGTGAAAAACGCCTCATTGGCGTTTTTTTATTTGCATAGAAACGGCATAGTAGTATTTGTTCGCTAGAACAGCATAAGGATAAAAAAGAACGAGGTCATGGCAGCCTCGTTCTTTTTTCATTCTATTCTATTCTATTGGAGAAGTATTCTTTTACTTTTCTAGCATGATTTTTTCAAGATCATCAAGCATGATGTTTGCAGCAAGGACGCCGCCCGCAGTATTCCAAGTAGCATCACTAACTTCATAGGCTTTTCCATTTTTTACGGCATTTAAATTTTTCCAAAGTGGATCATTTGTCCATTCTTTTGCTGTATCAAGCGCTGCTTGATCACCATTTGGAGCATATGTGAAATAGAAAAGGATGTCACCGTCCATTTTCGGAATAACTTCTTTTCCAACTTCGATAGCAAGGTTACCCAGTTTGTTATCAGGAGTAAAAAGCTCTGCCTGTTGCGAAGCGCGTTTTAGACCAACTTGATCAAATATAATACCAGAGAAAGAATCAGTATAATAGATACGAGACTTTCCAGCCATAAAACGGACAACCGATACTTCTTGATTTACTTTATCACCAAGTTTCTCTTTCAAGTCTGCAACGTGATTATCAAAATCAGTAAGTACTTCGTTCCCTTTTTCTTCTAGGTTTAAAGCTTTTGCATATAGTTTAAAGTTTTCTTTCCAATCACCTCTAAGGGTTTCGGAAAAAACAGTAGGAGCAATTGCACTTAATTGGCTGTAAACAGCTTCTTGACGAAGCTTGTTTCCGATAATTAAATCAGGTTTAAGTGTAGCGATTTTTTCTAAATTCACTTCACTCTCAACGCCAACAACTTCAACACCGTCCATATCCTCTTTAATATGATCATACCACGGATCTCCAAGCCAAGATTGAACAGCACCAACTGGCTTAATTCCAAGTGCAAGTAAAGCTTCAGTACCTTCATTGGTTAAAATAACAACTTTTTTAGGTGTTTTATCTAATGTTGTGGACCCCATTGCATGTTCTACCGTATAGCTAGTGTCCTGTGTTTTAGTGTCATCATCATTTTGTGTGGCCGGTTTTTCTTCCGTATTACCGCAGGCAGCAAGAAGGAAAAGAGCAATTAATGAAATGACTGCAAATAAATTTTTAAAACCTTTCATCTTATGTAACCCCCAAATAATCTTATTGTTAATGATAATCATTTTCATTTACAAAATTATCATAAAACGTTTTCTCTAGCCTGTCAATCACCAAATTGAAAATGATTATCAACTCATTGACAGTTTTCCACTATTCAAATAGACTGATACATGAAAATACTGATATACAAGCGTTTTATATATAAATAGATTAGAAGGGATTAACGATATGCTGCTAAAACAAACTGGCCAAAGGTGGGCTGGACTTTTTATTGCTATTATTATATTGCTTCTCTTAATGGCAGCAAGTATTGTCTACGGATATACAGATACGACATGGAAAATGGCTATAGAGGCCTTAACCAATTTTAATGGTTCTAATGAACATATTGTTATTCAATCTGTTAGAATCCCACGTGCATTTATTGCCGCAGCGGTGGGGGCAAGTTTAGCGATTTCAGGTGTCTTAATGCAGACAGTAACGAAAAATCCTCTAGCATCCCCGGATATCTTTGGTGTAAATGCCGGAGCTGGGGTTGCTGTTGTTATAGCTGTAACCGTCTTTAGTGTTGGAAGTCTTCAACTGTTTACTTGGTTATCCTTTTTTGGTGCAGCTGTAGCTGCAATAAGTGTCTATGCAATTGGGTCAGTCGGAAGAGAAGGGTTGACCCCGATGAAACTGACTCTAGCGGGTGCTGCAATGACAGCATTATTTGCCTCTTTTACACAAGGAATACTTGTCCTAAATGAAGCAGCCTTGGAGCAAGTATTATTTTGGCTTGCGGGATCAGTGGCAGGGAGAAGCCTTAATAATTTAATAGCTGTACTTCCTTATTTAATTGGAGGCTGGATTATTTCGTTGATTATTGCAACAAAAATGAATGTCTTATCCATGGGGGAGGATGTAGCCAAAGGTCTTGGTTTAAACACAGCTCTATTAAAAATTACGATTGGAATAGTGGTAATCCTCCTTTCAGGTGGTGCAGTTGCTGTTGCAGGACCAATTGGATTTATTGGTATTGTCGTTCCACATCTTACCCGTTCTATAGTGGGAATAGATCATCGCTGGGTAATCCCATTTTCAGGCCTTTTAGGAGGAGTGCTTTTACTGGCAGCGGATATCGCCTCCCGATATATTTTAATGCCTCAGGAAGTCCCAGTCGGCGTTATGACGGCGATTATTGGAACCCCATTTTTCATTTATATTGCTAGAAAGGGGTTCAATGGGCGATGAGTAAATACAAAATCTTTAGAATCAAACAAGGGAAGGTCTCTTATTTAATTGATAAAAAAGCATTATTTGTGTTTATCGGATTGTTACTTGGAACCGCAGCTGTTTTTGTTATAAGTACAGGGTTGGGAGAAATGAAGATAAGCCCTTTAAATGTATTGAAGGTATTTTTTGGCGGAGGGTCTGAAATGGAGGCCCTTGTCATTCAATCGTTCCGATTACCAAGAATCATTGTTGCCTTGATGGCGGGGATGGGATTGGCAGTAGCAGGGGGGATTTTGCAAGGTATGATACGAAACCCCCTAGCCTCCCCTGATATCTTAGGGATTACCGGCGGTGCATCGGTAGCGGTTGTAGGTTTCTTGGCTATTTTTAGTGATAAAAATCATGTATTAACGGTAAGTATTCATTGGCTGCCCTTAGCCGCATTTATCGGTGCAGCAGTCGTGGCATTTCTCGTTTATACTTTGGCATGGAAAAATGGGGTTTCTCCTATTAGACTAATTTTAATTGGCATAGGATTGATGAGCTTAACGAAAGCTCTGACTACCTTTATGATGGTGTTAGGTCCAATTTATCAAGCAAGCCAGGCGAACATATGGATTACGGGTACCGTCTACGGTTCCACTTGGAAAAATGTAGGTGCCCTAGTTCCATGGATAATCGTACTGATTATTATTGCATTCATCTATTCAAGAAATGTGAACATTCAGGAACTTGGTGATGAAGTAGCAACAGGCCTTGGTGGACGGGTGCAAAAACAACGCTTGGTTTTAATGCTGCTAAGTACTGGCTTGGTTGGGGGTTCAGTAGCTTTCGCTGGAGGGATCGGTTTTGTGGGCTTAATGGCGCCGCATATGGCCAGGAGATTAGTGGGTTCTGCTTTTGGTGCGTTGCTGCCTGTATCAGCACTCCTAGGTGGTATTTTGGTAATGCTTGCAGATTTAGTTGGGCGAACATTATTTTCACCATTAGAAATTCCTGCAGGGGTTTTTACGGCAAGTATAGGGGCACCATACTTTATCTATCTTTTATTTAAGACGAGAAATACTTAGTTTTCATATAAGAGAAGCCATTTCTTTTGAATTGGCTTCTCTTTTTTTTACGCAAATACACTTTGTGACACAGTCGTAAATACAAATGAAAATGATTTTCATACTCATTGACAATCATTATCAATTAATTATAAACTTAATAATGAAGAGAATATTAATACTATATAAGACGTAAATACAACCCGCTATAGGGTCTAATTCATATACTAAAAACAAGCCTAATAAACATAAACTTGATTGATTTAAAAAGGAGATGGCAAATGATGAATGCGATTGAAACGAAAAATTTATCACTTTCATACGGGGATACACTCATCATTGATGAATTAAATTTAAAAATTCCTAAAGGTGAAATTTCCGTTTTTATTGGGGCGAATGGCTGCGGAAAGTCTACTCTCCTTCGTTCAATCGCGCGTCTTCTTAAGCCGAAATCTGGTGCTGTTATTTTGGAAGGAGAAGCAATTTCAAAGCTTTCCACGAAAGAAGTGGCAAAGAAAATGGCGATTTTGCCACAGTCACCAACAGCACCAGAAGGGTTGACGGTTTTGCAGCTAGTTAAACAAGGGCGCTATCCACATCAATCATGGTTAAAGCAATGGTCAGAAGAAGATGAGAAAAAGGTCAATGACGCCTTAAAGGCTACAAGGCTAGAGGATTTAAAGGAAAGACCTGTTGATTCTCTTTCAGGCGGTCAGAGGCAGCGTGCCTGGATTGCGATGACGTTGGCCCAGGATACGGATGTTATACTTTTAGATGAGCCCACCACTTATTTGGATATGACACACCAAATCGAGATTCTTGACCTTCTATTCGAATTAAATGAAAAGAAAAAGAGAACGGTTGTGATGGTCCTGCATGATCTGAATCTAGCCTGCCGATATGCACATAATATTGTTGCATTAAAAGATCAGAAGGTGTATGACCAAGGTAGGCCAGAGTATGTAATCAACCGCAATCTTGTTAAAAATGTATTTGGCATGGAATGTGAAGTAACATTGGATCCTTTATTCGGAACACCGCTATGTATTCCTTATGGAAAAGGAAGACGTATTCTCCAAAAGGCGGCTGTGTCCCATGGGTAATATTCTTGCAGAAAATGATTTGAGTCTTTTACAGAAATATAGGCTCCAATTAGAAACTGGCCTATCATTTAATGTTGCAAAACTACTGGATACGTCTTTTGCATTCGACTTCATGAGGAATTTAGCGTATTCAATCGGTTCGCCTTCCGAAAGAGCGGCAACCTCCATTTTTATAAAGAGATATGCATTTATTGCCGTTATTTCTCTTTTTGCCATGACGACCGCTAATAAGAAACTGAATTTATCCTTGGATAATATTGAAATGGAGGAAGCTGAACGTGGTAAAGACTGGCTGCCGATGATTTCGCTAAAGGATCAATCTATAGAGGAATGGAATGGTGAAGACCGTAATGAGTGGAGGAAGGGTGTTTACCGCGACCTTTTTGCACACAATATCTACCCTATTATTGAGCATTTTGAAAAAACGTTCAAGGTTTCAAAACTCATCCTGTGGGAAAATATCGCCGTCTATCTATTCTGGCTATATGAGACAGAATTAAATGAAATAGAAAACCCAAATGTTCAAAGTGACTTCAAATTCTTAATTAAGGAAGCAGAGGGTAATCTGTTTGGTAATTACCATCTTAATCCTATTCAAAAATACTATTCAGTGAAGCATTCTCAAGATGAGATAAGGATGAGAAAAACATGTTGTTTTACCTATCAGCTTGGGACCAAAAGATGTAAAACATGCCCATGTACCCATATTGCAAAGGATGGAGTGTGCTACGATGGAGAAAGTTTTTGCGGAGCAGTTCCAAGCGTTACTTGAAAAGTATAGTGAGCTGCTGGTTGGCGAATCAAACGTGGAGACAACAGAAAAGGTAAAGGCATGGGCTCTGTATACTCATATTGCGAAGTCCATGCCAACCCTAGCGAAGCACTGGAATGAACTCTATCCGGAAGCTAAGGAAGAAATGAAATCAATCATTAATGAAATTAAACTGCTAAATGAACAGCATAGGCAATCTAAGTGATATACAAGAAAATGAATATTTATAGAATGTTTAGTCATTTCATCAGATGAGGTGGCTTTTTTCTATTGCATTTAAAGAAAACGCTTTCTTTTTTATATGCATAAAATATTCAAAAAAATGATAAAAAGGAGTTGTCAAAATTAAATATTCACAATATAATAAATTCAATGTTAGGTTAAGTGACATGAAAATAGGAGGAGAAATAACATGACTGAGGCTATACTTTCAAATGTAAAAGACGAATTTGCAATTATCGAAAAAATTAAAGAAGAAATAAATAAAAAAAATGTTGAACTTCTTCACTTACAGTTTGTAGATATCGAAGGTATTTTGAAACACGTAACGGTTACAAGTGAGCAATTGGAAGATGTAGTCGAAGGAAAAATCATGTTTGATGGCTCCTCAATTAAAGGATTTTCACCAATAAATAAATCTGATTTATACTTACAGCCAGATTTAACAACATTCTCCGTTTTACCATGGACAGTAGAAGAAGGATATTCAGAAGCACGTTTTCTATGTTCGGTTAAAAATCCAGATGGGTCTTGGTACGAAGGTGACACTAGAAATGTATTAAAGAAAACAGTGGAACGAGCTGCGGATAAAGGATACACCATTTCTGTAGGTCCAGAGCTTGAATTTTTCCTGTTTAAGACTGACGAAAACGGATATCCAACACAGGAACTTAGTGATAAAGCTGGTTATTTTGAACCGTCACCTAAAGACCTTGGAGAGCGTGTTCGATTAGAGATATACAGGGCGTTAAAGGCGATGGGTTTCGTTATTGAAGCGTCTCACCATGAAGTTGCTGAAGGACAGCATGAAATTAATTTTAAGTATGCAGATGCCCTAGGTGCAGCGGACCTTTCCACTACATATAAATGGGTTGTAAAAACAATAGCGAAGAAATATAACCTTCATGCTACCTTCATGCCTAAACCAGTTTTTGGGATAAATGGTTCCGGAATGCATGTCAACATGTCTTTCTTCAAAGGAAATGAAAATGCATTTTTTGATCCTGCTGATGATTTGCAACTATCGAATCAAGCGTATCAATTTATTGCAGGACTGCTGGAAAATGTTAAAAGTTTTACGGCGGTAACCAATCCGCTTGTAAACTCTTATAAGCGTTTAGTACCTGGATATGAAGCGCCTTGTTATATCGCATGGAGCGCATCAAACCGTTCAGCGTTAATTCGAATTCCGGCAAAAAAAGGGATGGCCACCCGTGTTGAATTGCGCTGTCCTGATCCGTCAGCAAATCCTTACTTAACCTTTGCAGTGATTGCAGCTGCTGGTTTAGATGGCATCGAACAAGAATTACAAGTACCGTTTCCAATCAATGAAGATATTTTCCATATGACTGAAGAGCGTCGCGGTGAACTAGGTATTGAAAGCCTTCCTGGCAGTCTAGCCGCTGCGGTAAAGGAATTAGAAGATGGAGAGATTGGACGTAAAACATTAGGGAACCATGTTTATGATGAGTTTGTAGCTGCAAAAAAAGCAGAATGGGATAGTTATCGTACAGCTGTTCATGCTTGGGAAATTGAAAATTATCAAGCAAAGTTTTAATATAACGAAGTCAAGCAGGCTGTCATTCAGCCTGCTTTTACAATTTCCTCAGCTATTTATTCAAGGTGTTTTTATTTTTTAAATTGATTATTTTGACTGTTCACTTTGTCTTTTTGTGACTGTTCCCCGCCAGGACCGGCGTTTCCTTGAACGCTAGCGGCGCTTACACCACTTTTAGATGGGTTTTTCTTCATTTTGCCCATGTATCATCACCTCGTTAATAGGATGCCCAATTTGATTTTTTTATGTAAAGTTGATAGGGAAAATGTCTTTTAAAAATTTTTTTTATTTTCCGCTTTTATTTATTGCGCAAATTTTTGAAATATTCTATAGTAATAGATAGCAGAACTCATTCGTTTGTGAATTTTTTTTGACAAAAAAATGAATGAGTATTCATTCAAAGTGTGTAAAGGGGGAGACAATGTTGAACCAACTTATTAAAAAAGCAGCTGTCCTAGGATCAGGAGTCATGGGGTCGGGGATTGCCGCCCATCTAGCAAACATCGGGATACCGACATTATTATTGGATATTGTACCTCGGGAGTTAACCGACGACGAAAAGGCAAAAGGACTAACATTGGAAGATAAGCAGGTCCGTAATCGCATCAGCAGCCAATCAATCCAAAAATTATTAAAACAAAAACCAGCTCCTTTAGCGGTCAAAAAGAACTTGGCGTTAATTGAAGCGGGGAATTTAGAAGACGACCTTGTGAAATTAAAAGATGTGGATTGGGTAATCGAGGTTGTCGTTGAGAATCTCAGTGTGAAGAAACAAGTATTTGAGAAAGTTGACCAATATAGAAAACCTGGAAGCATTATCAGTTCCAATACATCCGGGATATCTGTTGAAGCGATGGCAGAAGGAAGAACAGAGGATTTTAAGAAGCATTTCCTTGGTACCCACTTCTTTAACCCGCCAAGATACTTAAAATTACTTGAAGTGATTCCTACACAGTATACGAGCCAAGAAGTTGTTTCATTCATGAAAACGTTTGGTGAAGATGTTTTAGGAAAAGGTGTTGTTCTTGCAAAAGATACACCGAACTTTATCGCTAACCGGATTGGAACCTATGGTCTCCTTATTACAGTTCAAGAAATGCTAAATGGCGGTTATAGTGTTGGGGAAGTTGATTCTGTTACTGGTCCATTGATCGGTCGCCCTTCAAGTGCAACTTTCCGTACGTTAGATGTAGTTGGCTTAGATACCTTTGCACATGTAGCTAGTAATGTACATGAAAAAGTAACCGGAAAGGAAAAGGAAGTATTTGAAGTCCCTTCATTTATGAAAACCATGCTTGAAAAAGGCTGGCTCGGT
This genomic stretch from Neobacillus niacini harbors:
- a CDS encoding DUF4931 domain-containing protein, which produces MKNHHLHFNTSIGVKKPESIRNKQQPCPFCAREELIDLIEVDGPIILLKNKYPVLENAYQTVLIETDDCHGELSTYELSFLHRLLQFAIRNWLDLDKIGNYESVIFFKNHGPLSGGTIAHPHMQIIGLNDINYKENISEEVFEGITIEERDGVTFTLSTKPKVGFYEFNIDMDDSSYNETFGVYLQKAVHYILNNFPFKASSYNLFFHHYNRRIYVKIVPRFVTTPLYIGYGIPQVPNNLHWMADDIKSKYFTKGSRQI
- a CDS encoding FtsW/RodA/SpoVE family cell cycle protein, with product MTSSKNTTSKLDYSLVFILLLLFLASCLSIYSAQASGQYDSNFLIKQIIFYGIGCGIIAAVIRLDSDQLKKLAWYAYGVGIMLLVFLIIAPESIAPVINGAKNWFKVPGIGSLQPSEFVKIFIIVALAKVIEDHHQKNPVKTISSDFWLLIKLGIVTMVPLILIIKQDLGTSLVFIAILLGMIFISGITWKLLVPIFSVGTALISVIFYFVLLKPEVLEKYLGVKQYQFSRIYSWLDPYNFQSSAGYQLTRSLLAIGSGQTGGKGYGNREVYLPESHTDFIFSVVGEEYGFIGASVLVSLFFLLIYHITKVGMETKNNFYTYICVGVISMITFHVFQNIGMTIGVLPITGIPLPFISYGGSSLMGNMLGLGLIFSIRYHYKKYMFSTTD
- a CDS encoding ABC transporter substrate-binding protein, with amino-acid sequence MKGFKNLFAVISLIALFLLAACGNTEEKPATQNDDDTKTQDTSYTVEHAMGSTTLDKTPKKVVILTNEGTEALLALGIKPVGAVQSWLGDPWYDHIKEDMDGVEVVGVESEVNLEKIATLKPDLIIGNKLRQEAVYSQLSAIAPTVFSETLRGDWKENFKLYAKALNLEEKGNEVLTDFDNHVADLKEKLGDKVNQEVSVVRFMAGKSRIYYTDSFSGIIFDQVGLKRASQQAELFTPDNKLGNLAIEVGKEVIPKMDGDILFYFTYAPNGDQAALDTAKEWTNDPLWKNLNAVKNGKAYEVSDATWNTAGGVLAANIMLDDLEKIMLEK
- a CDS encoding FecCD family ABC transporter permease gives rise to the protein MLLKQTGQRWAGLFIAIIILLLLMAASIVYGYTDTTWKMAIEALTNFNGSNEHIVIQSVRIPRAFIAAAVGASLAISGVLMQTVTKNPLASPDIFGVNAGAGVAVVIAVTVFSVGSLQLFTWLSFFGAAVAAISVYAIGSVGREGLTPMKLTLAGAAMTALFASFTQGILVLNEAALEQVLFWLAGSVAGRSLNNLIAVLPYLIGGWIISLIIATKMNVLSMGEDVAKGLGLNTALLKITIGIVVILLSGGAVAVAGPIGFIGIVVPHLTRSIVGIDHRWVIPFSGLLGGVLLLAADIASRYILMPQEVPVGVMTAIIGTPFFIYIARKGFNGR
- a CDS encoding FecCD family ABC transporter permease, with the protein product MSKYKIFRIKQGKVSYLIDKKALFVFIGLLLGTAAVFVISTGLGEMKISPLNVLKVFFGGGSEMEALVIQSFRLPRIIVALMAGMGLAVAGGILQGMIRNPLASPDILGITGGASVAVVGFLAIFSDKNHVLTVSIHWLPLAAFIGAAVVAFLVYTLAWKNGVSPIRLILIGIGLMSLTKALTTFMMVLGPIYQASQANIWITGTVYGSTWKNVGALVPWIIVLIIIAFIYSRNVNIQELGDEVATGLGGRVQKQRLVLMLLSTGLVGGSVAFAGGIGFVGLMAPHMARRLVGSAFGALLPVSALLGGILVMLADLVGRTLFSPLEIPAGVFTASIGAPYFIYLLFKTRNT
- a CDS encoding ABC transporter ATP-binding protein → MNAIETKNLSLSYGDTLIIDELNLKIPKGEISVFIGANGCGKSTLLRSIARLLKPKSGAVILEGEAISKLSTKEVAKKMAILPQSPTAPEGLTVLQLVKQGRYPHQSWLKQWSEEDEKKVNDALKATRLEDLKERPVDSLSGGQRQRAWIAMTLAQDTDVILLDEPTTYLDMTHQIEILDLLFELNEKKKRTVVMVLHDLNLACRYAHNIVALKDQKVYDQGRPEYVINRNLVKNVFGMECEVTLDPLFGTPLCIPYGKGRRILQKAAVSHG
- the fhuF gene encoding siderophore-iron reductase FhuF, whose amino-acid sequence is MGNILAENDLSLLQKYRLQLETGLSFNVAKLLDTSFAFDFMRNLAYSIGSPSERAATSIFIKRYAFIAVISLFAMTTANKKLNLSLDNIEMEEAERGKDWLPMISLKDQSIEEWNGEDRNEWRKGVYRDLFAHNIYPIIEHFEKTFKVSKLILWENIAVYLFWLYETELNEIENPNVQSDFKFLIKEAEGNLFGNYHLNPIQKYYSVKHSQDEIRMRKTCCFTYQLGTKRCKTCPCTHIAKDGVCYDGESFCGAVPSVT
- a CDS encoding DUF2573 family protein; its protein translation is MEKVFAEQFQALLEKYSELLVGESNVETTEKVKAWALYTHIAKSMPTLAKHWNELYPEAKEEMKSIINEIKLLNEQHRQSK
- the glnA gene encoding type I glutamate--ammonia ligase, translating into MTEAILSNVKDEFAIIEKIKEEINKKNVELLHLQFVDIEGILKHVTVTSEQLEDVVEGKIMFDGSSIKGFSPINKSDLYLQPDLTTFSVLPWTVEEGYSEARFLCSVKNPDGSWYEGDTRNVLKKTVERAADKGYTISVGPELEFFLFKTDENGYPTQELSDKAGYFEPSPKDLGERVRLEIYRALKAMGFVIEASHHEVAEGQHEINFKYADALGAADLSTTYKWVVKTIAKKYNLHATFMPKPVFGINGSGMHVNMSFFKGNENAFFDPADDLQLSNQAYQFIAGLLENVKSFTAVTNPLVNSYKRLVPGYEAPCYIAWSASNRSALIRIPAKKGMATRVELRCPDPSANPYLTFAVIAAAGLDGIEQELQVPFPINEDIFHMTEERRGELGIESLPGSLAAAVKELEDGEIGRKTLGNHVYDEFVAAKKAEWDSYRTAVHAWEIENYQAKF
- a CDS encoding YuzL family protein, with amino-acid sequence MGKMKKNPSKSGVSAASVQGNAGPGGEQSQKDKVNSQNNQFKK